A genomic stretch from Fusarium musae strain F31 chromosome 9, whole genome shotgun sequence includes:
- a CDS encoding hypothetical protein (EggNog:ENOG41): MAPESSTQTDPAPAASPAVPPNAQHAPQTYAQQQHQPGFQQDPRSYGPPYAPYPQQPAQQQWTPPRVAESKAWMITKLTLHVIDIVCCIVGLGLTGALRSTETLGLVALGACPLFVVAMIWDIAELATRFGRKWKAGIHPGAHVAISLFIWLGAAIVGGLESTFSAYYSEFDYLDEDCEYNSARGRYICTSSDKVSSKRTLFIALSVFTCLIWLWHFILFVGACIDTQKRNAAMRRPVTMVFGGPAYWGPGAQGFQPVPQYYGTPQGQNIPMQNWAPPQMEIGKEPMAATQPAAGRYA, translated from the exons ATGGCACCTGAATCCTCTACCCAGACGGACCCTGCGCCAGCAGCTTCTCCTGCTGTTCCTCCCAACGCGCAACATGCCCCCCAGACGTACgcccagcagcaacatcagccTGGATTCCAGCAAGACCCTCGCAGCTATGGACCTCCTTACGCGCCGTACCCGCAACAGCCTGCTCAGCAGCAATGGACGCCCCCTCGGGTCGCCGAGTCCAAGGCCTGGATGATCACTAAGCTCACACTCCATGTGATCGATATCGTTTGCTGTATTGTTGGACTTGGTCTTACGGGCGCGCTCAGAAGTACTGAGACACTGGGTCTGGTCGCGCTCGGCGCTTGTCCACTT TTCGTCGTCGCAATGATCTGGGATATTGCCGAATTGGCCACTCGCTTCGGTCGGAAATGGAAGGCCGGCATTCACCCTGGCGCCCATGTCGCCATCTCCCTTTTCATCTGGCTAGGTGCCGCTATCGTAGGCGGTCTCGAGAGCACATTCAGCGCATATTATAGCGAATTCGATTACCTTGACGAAGACTGCGAATACAATTCTGCGCGAGGACGTTACATTTGCACAAGCAGCGACAAGGTTAGCAGTAAACGCACGCTTTTTATTGCACTGTCAGTGTTTACCTGCCTCATCTGGCTCTGGCACTTCATCCTATTCGTCGGCGCGTGTATCGATACTCAGAAACGAAACGCCGCAATGAGACGACCTGTTACAATGGTGTTCGGAGGACCGGCTTACTGGGGCCCCGGAGCACAAGGTTTCCAGCCAGTGCCTCAGTATTACGGAACCCCTCAAGGGCAGAATATTCCCATGCAGAACTGGGCACCACCACAAATGGAAATTGGCAAGGAACCTATGGCAGCAACTCAGCCTGCAGCGGGCCGCTAcgcttga
- the SEC11 gene encoding Signal peptidase complex catalytic subunit (MEROPS:MER0000602), producing MLSALGNPRQAAAQLMNFALILSTAFMMWKGLSVISDSPSPIVVVLSGSMEPAFQRGDLLFLWNRNLLQETEIGEVVVYNVKDKDIPIVHRVVRKFGKGDTAQLLTKGDNNMSDDTELYAKNQDYLVRSDIIGSVVGYMPFVGYVTILLSEYPWLKTVMLGIMGLMVVLQRE from the exons ATGCTGTCGGCTCTTGGAAACCCGCGGCAAGCTGCTGCGCAGCTCATGAATTTTGCGCTCATCCTCTCTACAGCCTTCATG ATGTGGAAAGGCCTCTCCGTTATCAGCGACTCACCGTCACCGATCGTCGTCGTTCTGTCTGGCTCCATGGAGCCCGCCTTCCAGCGAGGcgacctcctcttcctctggaaCCGAAACCTGCTACAGGAGACTGAGATTGGCGAGGTTGTCGTTTACAacgtcaaggacaaggacattCCTATCGTGCACCGAGTTGTACGCAAGTTTGGCAAGGG TGACACCGCTCAGCTTCTCACCAAGGGAGACAACAACATGTCAGACGATACCGAGCTCTACGCCAAGAACCAGGACTACCTCGTACGAAGTGACATTATTGGAAGCGTTGTGGGATACATGCCATTCGTCGGTTATGTGACGATTCTTCTATCGGAATACCCTTGGCTAAAGACAGTGATGTTGGGAATTATGGGTCTCATGGTGGTTCTACAGCGAGAATAA
- a CDS encoding hypothetical protein (EggNog:ENOG41), which produces MDSAPLLQNADGLPSPNVMQDHPAFLRASHSPWSFIPQNVLVILRGIVLSLVTAVGILVLNYEIHEQSDFSDWRIVFDFANISLFFVFLYQLKTFSWTFTHLYYPHHHDRHMGGLEGWLIRRMSLPKHMGSLRKQFYFTLFYTITAVFAFANSTIYFFITRQHDSDDNSGEPQPEPQPPNGTASRVWAPYAEQTPAAPFTDIFGEGWFRAFIILSLYAFGSSVMVFEILVLNSIRRPWTVGIHLIGIMFAATAYLGWAAFGHLVTKYYPFFWLDKNEVGSDEAITLYSIGFVFLMPIMYILMQGLIASRESVTRSNSEARAIAAAQAALDS; this is translated from the exons ATGGATTCAGCACCTCTCCTTCAGAACGCCGATGGCCTCCCCAGCCCCAATGTGATGCAGGATCAT CCTGCCTTCCTTCGAGCATCTCACTCCCCGTGGTCATTCATTCCGCAGAATGTACTTGTTATCTTGCGTGGAATTGTTTTGTCGCTTGTCACAGCCGTGGggatcctcgtcctcaatTACGAGATCCACGAACAAAGCGACTTCTCCGATTGGCGCATCGTCTTTGACTTTGCCAACATCAGTctgttctttgtctttctgTACCAGCTCAAGACCTTC TCTTGGACATTCACCCATCTGTACTATCCCCACCATCATGATCGGCACATGGGGGGCTTGGAAGGATGGCTCATCCGAAGAATGTCGCTCCCCAAGCACATGGGTAGCCTCCGCAAGCAGTTCTACTTTACGCTCTTCTACACCATCACTGCTGTTTTCGCTTTTGCCAATTCGACCATCTACTTCTTCATCACGCGCCAGCACGATAGTGATGACAACAGTGGCGAGCCTCAACCCGAGCCTCAACCCCCCAACGGTACCGCTTCGCGCGTCTGGGCTCCATATGCCGAACAGACGCCTGCTGCTCCAT TCACCGACATATTTGGAGAGGGATGGTTTCGtgccttcatcatcttgtcCTTGTACGCGTTCGGTTCTTCGGTGATGGTGTTTGAGATCCTTGTTCTCAACAGCATTCGACGTCCATGG ACTGTCGGAATCCACCTCATCGGCATCATGTTCGCCGCCACAGCTTACCTGGGTTGGGCGGCCTTTGGTCACCTCGTCACCAAATATTACCCATTTTTCTGGCTTGACAAGAACGAAGTTGGGTCGGACGAAGCGATTACTCTTTACTCCATTGGCTTCGTATTCTTGATGCCCATCA TGTACATCCTCATGCAAGGTCTCATCGCTTCCCGGGAGAGCGTCACACGATCAAACTCTGAGGCTCGGGCAATCGCTGCTGCCCAAGCAGCCCTTGATTCATGA